The proteins below come from a single Nitrospiraceae bacterium genomic window:
- the nhaB gene encoding sodium/proton antiporter NhaB, with protein sequence MLPFIRAFEQNFLDHAPRWYKGTILAFLIVNPCLLYAAGPFFTGWCLVLEFIFTLSMALKSYPLQPGGLLALEAVLIGLAKPATVYHEALNNFQVILLLIFMVAGIYFMKDLLLFVFAKVLLEVRSKTTLALLFAGLGAFLSAFLDALTVTAVIIAVGVGFFKVYHRVASGKGVQDDYDHTLDHGVGTLHRSNLEEFRRFLRNLLMHGAVGTALGGVCTLVGEPQNLLIGEKAGWNFIEFFIRMSPVTIPVLIVGFLTCVLVERFRWFGYGFSLPPVVRDILWRFDQETSRKMDDRFKARLIVQGLAMIWLIAALAFHLAEVGIIGLSVIVGVTAFNGIIEEHRLGEAFKEALPFTALLVVFFSVVAVIQEQHLFGGIIHYVLSMEGGHQIGMFFIANGLLSAISDNVFVATIYIEQVLRAFQQGVISRDQFDLLAVAINTGTNIPSVATPNGQAAFLFLLTSGLAPLIRLSYGRMVWMALPYTVTMTLGGLLAVYVLLQPVTETYYAQGILTHHVAAVAEPHPAQEIPASMVGSTFYK encoded by the coding sequence GTGTTACCGTTTATTCGTGCATTTGAACAAAATTTTCTCGACCATGCTCCGAGGTGGTATAAAGGAACGATTCTCGCTTTCCTCATAGTTAATCCCTGTTTATTGTATGCCGCCGGTCCATTTTTCACGGGCTGGTGCCTCGTTCTTGAATTTATTTTCACCTTGTCTATGGCGTTGAAAAGTTATCCTCTTCAACCAGGTGGTTTGTTGGCCCTTGAAGCGGTGCTGATCGGGCTGGCCAAACCAGCAACCGTCTACCACGAAGCATTGAATAATTTTCAGGTCATTCTTCTGCTGATTTTCATGGTGGCCGGGATTTACTTCATGAAGGATTTATTGCTGTTTGTTTTTGCGAAAGTCCTTCTCGAGGTCAGATCGAAGACTACCCTGGCTTTGTTATTTGCGGGGCTGGGAGCGTTTTTGTCAGCATTTCTGGATGCCCTCACGGTGACGGCAGTCATCATTGCCGTGGGCGTGGGATTTTTCAAAGTGTATCATCGGGTGGCCTCAGGTAAAGGTGTTCAGGATGATTATGACCATACCCTGGATCATGGGGTTGGCACTCTTCATCGCTCGAATTTGGAGGAGTTTCGAAGGTTTTTACGGAATCTTCTAATGCATGGAGCGGTTGGAACTGCGCTGGGAGGTGTCTGCACCTTAGTCGGAGAACCCCAAAATCTGTTGATCGGAGAGAAGGCGGGGTGGAATTTTATTGAATTTTTTATTCGCATGTCTCCTGTGACCATCCCGGTGCTGATTGTGGGATTCTTGACCTGTGTCCTGGTTGAACGATTCCGATGGTTTGGGTATGGATTCAGTCTTCCTCCCGTGGTCAGGGATATTCTTTGGCGGTTTGACCAGGAGACCTCACGTAAGATGGATGATCGGTTTAAGGCCCGTTTGATCGTTCAGGGTCTGGCTATGATCTGGTTAATTGCCGCCCTGGCGTTTCATTTGGCGGAAGTTGGCATTATTGGATTATCGGTCATCGTCGGAGTGACCGCCTTCAATGGCATTATCGAGGAGCATCGGTTGGGGGAGGCATTTAAAGAGGCTCTCCCGTTTACGGCCCTCCTGGTAGTGTTTTTTTCAGTTGTGGCGGTGATCCAGGAGCAACACCTTTTCGGAGGCATTATCCATTATGTTCTGTCCATGGAAGGTGGACATCAAATCGGCATGTTTTTTATTGCCAATGGCCTTCTTTCCGCTATTAGCGATAACGTCTTCGTCGCCACGATCTATATAGAACAGGTGCTGCGGGCATTTCAGCAGGGAGTGATTTCCCGCGATCAATTTGATCTTTTGGCGGTCGCTATTAACACGGGGACCAATATTCCTAGTGTGGCCACTCCAAATGGGCAAGCGGCTTTTCTTTTTCTGTTGACGTCCGGTCTTGCCCCACTTATTCGGCTTTCGTATGGCCGGATGGTGTGGATGGCACTTCCCTATACGGTCACCATGACGCTCGGGGGACTTCTGGCTGTGTATGTGTTGTTGCAACCAGTAACGGAAACCTACTATGCACAAGGAATCTTGACGCATCATGTGGCGGCTGTTGCAGAACCCCATCCAGCTCAAGAGATTCCCGCATCGATGGTTGGTTCAACCTTTTACAAGTAA
- a CDS encoding SulP family inorganic anion transporter: MGLVHGLHFNNLRGDIYGGMVAAVVALPLALAFGVASGLGAIAGLYGAIFVGFFAALFGGTPAQVSGPTGPMTVVMAGIVTIFTGNPGLALMAVILGGVFQILLGLSRVGQYIALVPYPVVSGFMSGIGCIILILQLGPLVGHAASPEGVVTTLKAIPGFYGNPVWDAALAGVLVLAIMYLTPGRIAKVAPPSLLALLVVTPLAYAFLPDAPTIGEVPRGFPTPLMPTITWETLQIVLESAAILAVLGAIDSLLTSLVCDNMTRTQHDPDRELIGQGIGNMVAGVFGGLPGAGATMRSVANIRTGGRTPISGVLHSIILLAVLLGLGPLAEKIPLAVLGGILFKVGIDIIDWRFLRHILQAPRIDVVIMTVVLLTTVLVDLITAVAVGMIFASLFFVKRMADLELANLHIVTNPTPSTPLLPEEATILEQANGKILLIHVDGPMSFGSAKTMVRRLETVPGFNTFSSVVLDLSKVPAIDGTAALAVEDMLNIIKAHDQHLFFVGMQPHVTKALDGLGVLVQIRPGHRFASRLEALQKASLVEGAYPKDPSGPSAPNRNLPATP; the protein is encoded by the coding sequence ATGGGGCTTGTTCACGGGTTACATTTCAACAACCTCCGCGGTGATATCTACGGAGGGATGGTTGCCGCTGTCGTGGCCCTGCCGTTGGCGCTCGCTTTTGGGGTCGCTTCTGGCCTAGGAGCCATTGCCGGTTTATACGGGGCTATATTCGTCGGATTTTTTGCCGCGCTTTTCGGAGGTACCCCCGCTCAGGTTTCCGGTCCCACGGGCCCCATGACTGTGGTGATGGCTGGAATCGTCACAATCTTCACAGGCAATCCTGGGTTGGCCCTGATGGCCGTGATTCTTGGCGGTGTCTTTCAAATCCTGTTGGGACTTTCCAGGGTGGGACAGTACATCGCGTTGGTCCCATATCCGGTGGTCTCCGGCTTCATGAGCGGCATCGGCTGTATCATTCTCATTTTGCAATTGGGCCCCCTGGTTGGCCATGCTGCCAGCCCCGAGGGTGTCGTCACAACACTCAAGGCAATTCCCGGGTTTTATGGGAATCCAGTTTGGGATGCGGCCCTTGCCGGGGTCCTTGTTTTGGCCATTATGTATTTGACTCCGGGTAGGATTGCGAAGGTGGCCCCTCCTTCTTTATTGGCCCTCCTCGTGGTTACCCCACTCGCCTATGCTTTTCTGCCTGATGCCCCTACCATCGGGGAGGTTCCACGGGGATTCCCCACCCCTCTCATGCCAACAATCACTTGGGAAACCTTGCAAATCGTACTGGAATCAGCCGCCATCCTGGCCGTATTGGGAGCGATCGACAGCCTGTTAACCAGCCTGGTCTGCGATAATATGACCCGGACCCAACATGACCCGGACCGCGAGCTTATTGGTCAGGGTATAGGGAACATGGTCGCCGGTGTGTTTGGAGGTCTCCCAGGTGCCGGAGCCACCATGCGGTCGGTAGCCAATATCCGAACCGGAGGACGGACACCGATCTCCGGCGTACTTCACTCCATAATTTTGTTGGCAGTTCTTTTGGGACTTGGCCCTTTGGCGGAGAAAATCCCCTTAGCCGTTCTCGGGGGGATTTTGTTCAAAGTTGGTATTGATATTATTGACTGGCGGTTCTTACGACACATCCTGCAAGCCCCCCGCATCGATGTCGTCATCATGACCGTGGTGTTACTGACCACCGTACTGGTGGATCTCATCACCGCCGTGGCCGTGGGAATGATCTTTGCCAGCCTGTTCTTTGTCAAACGCATGGCGGATTTGGAACTGGCTAATCTCCACATCGTGACCAACCCCACTCCCAGCACCCCTCTTTTACCGGAAGAAGCCACGATTCTGGAACAAGCCAACGGGAAAATTCTCTTGATTCATGTCGATGGCCCCATGAGCTTTGGATCCGCCAAAACCATGGTCCGCCGCCTGGAAACCGTCCCGGGCTTCAATACGTTTTCTAGCGTTGTTTTGGATTTATCCAAAGTCCCGGCCATTGACGGAACAGCGGCGTTGGCGGTGGAAGATATGTTGAATATCATTAAGGCCCACGACCAACATCTTTTCTTCGTGGGCATGCAACCTCATGTTACTAAGGCGTTGGATGGCTTGGGAGTGCTGGTGCAGATTCGGCCTGGGCATCGCTTTGCCAGCCGATTGGAGGCTTTGCAGAAAGCCTCATTGGTAGAAGGAGCCTACCCTAAGGACCCATCAGGACCTTCTGCACCAAACCGGAATCTTCCTGCGACTCCCTGA
- a CDS encoding SulP family inorganic anion transporter, with product MEHLTAGIRLYLKDFNFKDNFKGIASNVRGDVLAGITVAMVVLPMALAFGVASGLGAIAGMWSAVAAGLIAGPLSGSAWSVGGPTGPMTIQILSMTQTNKLADGSPDLVFVFTTIALAGFILIALGLLKLGQFIKFTPYSVISGFMTGLGVLYMLLQLNPFLGLPGVKSITSAITELPSSLAHASPVALGVGLLTLLIVIVWPKISPVTWLPGPLIGLLAGTVTTVVLGLDIPKIGNIPTGLPELYLPNLDILEKAFVPAAALAGLCIFDSLLTCLIVDNMTGTHHNSDRELVAQGSANLFSGLVGGLGGATNTMPCVVNIQSGARTRLSSITMGLVLLSFIFGLGSLAASIPLSALAGILLKAGYDILDMRVLPVVRRLPTSDLMVFGLVVFMTVFWNLLSAMAMGLAVAFFRFVKDQSDRYKADLSQRDEDVKQEEEDLIFSFARDYARKISLNGANMGELSGRFEHIVRDRIIIVRPHGPLFFGAIDWLNETVEHLDSKDVLIIRCKWLDELDLSGAYALGDLIEAANSRGVAVLTAGMSPRTRQVLADLNELSRLNEDYICTHFNEALDTAMQIVEKKAVEVRLQAHKEPVLTVN from the coding sequence ATGGAGCACCTGACAGCGGGTATTCGTCTATATCTTAAAGATTTCAATTTTAAAGATAATTTCAAAGGGATTGCCAGCAATGTGCGAGGGGATGTGCTGGCGGGGATCACTGTGGCGATGGTGGTGCTTCCCATGGCCTTGGCCTTCGGTGTGGCTTCCGGGCTCGGAGCAATTGCGGGCATGTGGTCGGCAGTGGCGGCCGGTCTTATTGCGGGCCCCTTAAGCGGGTCAGCGTGGTCGGTTGGTGGGCCGACGGGACCCATGACCATTCAAATCCTTTCCATGACTCAGACCAATAAATTGGCCGATGGGAGCCCCGATCTGGTTTTCGTATTCACGACCATCGCCTTAGCTGGTTTTATTTTGATTGCGTTGGGGCTGTTGAAGCTCGGGCAATTTATCAAGTTCACACCCTATTCAGTCATCTCCGGATTTATGACGGGTTTGGGTGTGTTGTACATGTTGCTGCAACTCAACCCGTTTTTGGGACTTCCCGGCGTCAAAAGTATTACCTCCGCCATTACGGAATTGCCCTCCAGTTTGGCCCATGCCTCTCCGGTGGCATTGGGAGTCGGCTTATTGACCTTACTCATTGTCATTGTTTGGCCAAAAATTTCTCCTGTGACCTGGCTTCCAGGTCCATTGATCGGCTTATTGGCCGGTACTGTAACCACGGTTGTCCTCGGGCTAGACATCCCGAAGATTGGAAATATTCCCACGGGCTTACCTGAGCTATACCTTCCCAACCTCGATATCTTGGAAAAGGCCTTTGTCCCGGCTGCAGCTCTGGCGGGGTTATGTATATTTGATAGTCTCCTGACTTGTCTCATTGTCGATAATATGACCGGCACACATCATAATAGTGACCGTGAATTGGTTGCCCAAGGATCAGCCAATCTCTTTTCAGGATTGGTCGGAGGGCTGGGGGGGGCCACGAATACCATGCCATGTGTGGTGAATATCCAGAGTGGGGCTCGTACCCGTTTGTCGTCCATTACCATGGGGCTTGTCCTTCTATCGTTCATTTTCGGACTGGGTTCATTGGCGGCGTCCATTCCTCTTTCCGCCTTGGCCGGGATTCTCCTCAAGGCCGGCTATGACATTCTGGATATGCGAGTCCTGCCTGTGGTTCGAAGACTGCCGACCTCTGATTTGATGGTATTTGGGCTGGTGGTTTTCATGACTGTGTTTTGGAATCTCCTGTCTGCCATGGCGATGGGACTCGCAGTGGCGTTTTTCCGTTTTGTAAAAGACCAGTCTGATCGCTATAAAGCGGATCTCAGTCAACGGGATGAAGATGTGAAACAGGAAGAAGAAGACCTCATTTTTTCCTTCGCCAGGGATTATGCCAGAAAAATCAGCCTGAATGGGGCCAATATGGGAGAGTTGAGCGGTCGTTTTGAGCATATTGTTCGTGACAGGATTATCATCGTCCGTCCTCACGGTCCGTTATTTTTCGGTGCGATCGATTGGTTGAACGAGACAGTGGAACATCTTGATAGCAAAGATGTGCTCATCATTCGTTGCAAATGGTTGGATGAATTAGATTTGTCGGGTGCTTACGCGTTAGGCGATTTAATAGAAGCTGCCAACAGTCGCGGGGTGGCGGTGTTAACCGCCGGCATGTCCCCTCGAACCCGACAGGTTCTTGCCGATTTAAATGAGCTTTCCAGACTGAATGAAGACTATATCTGCACACATTTTAATGAGGCTTTGGATACCGCTATGCAGATCGTGGAAAAGAAGGCTGTGGAGGTGAGGTTACAAGCCCATAAAGAACCGGTTTTAACGGTAAATTAG
- a CDS encoding alginate export family protein, producing the protein MKKVGVFCIGLLFALGGLSVEKPVHGAVNGTHIKEFPSDFDRLKIVLQQPNTLSTLTPEWLDLGIEHRTRYETFNQSFTKGTAGSDQMVAQRTRILLGIKDIWDPIRFTLELADFRAPVADRGQDHNPNFVDHLDIFQLHLDLVSQNFLGTGTSGRLEVGRLVMDFGEGRLIAGHRFGSFTPSFDGVQLILGGDKLSDWSLRAFVTQPVQRHTVSPDWTSPISYFSGASISSRHVPWANGESYFFQLNEGTNLQKRNLSTMGFRVLSKPAKEQFDYEIESIYQTGEVDHTNHFAHRHHGEVGYSFATKWPLRFVYLFDYASGDRNPKKNFDFLFAKRRAEYGPTGILGIIFPSNIFSPIGFRSTLQPISTVRLMVSYRAFWLADGRGPFVGSGLQDPTGRAGTFLGNMLDSSITWAPQAGYFRHTTFEVGYTRFFKGSYFDRVPQSPGTADVNYVYTMATLTF; encoded by the coding sequence ATGAAAAAAGTTGGAGTCTTTTGTATAGGCCTCCTTTTCGCTCTTGGAGGTCTGTCAGTGGAAAAACCCGTCCATGGGGCTGTAAATGGAACTCATATCAAAGAATTCCCGAGTGATTTTGATCGCCTGAAAATTGTTTTGCAACAGCCTAATACTCTTTCTACTCTGACACCGGAATGGCTGGATTTGGGAATTGAACATCGAACCCGCTATGAAACGTTTAATCAAAGTTTTACCAAAGGCACAGCAGGAAGTGATCAGATGGTTGCACAGCGGACGAGGATTTTGTTGGGAATTAAGGATATCTGGGATCCCATCCGATTCACACTGGAACTTGCAGATTTTCGGGCCCCGGTAGCTGATCGGGGACAGGATCACAATCCCAATTTTGTCGATCATCTGGATATTTTTCAACTCCATCTTGATCTGGTGTCGCAGAATTTTTTGGGAACAGGGACCTCCGGCAGGTTGGAAGTCGGCCGTTTAGTCATGGACTTTGGAGAAGGACGTCTCATCGCAGGCCATCGTTTTGGAAGCTTTACGCCATCATTTGATGGTGTGCAATTGATCCTTGGGGGGGATAAACTCTCTGATTGGAGTCTCCGGGCCTTTGTCACGCAACCGGTCCAACGTCATACGGTTAGCCCGGATTGGACTAGCCCCATTAGCTACTTTTCCGGTGCGTCGATTTCCAGCCGCCATGTCCCCTGGGCTAATGGGGAGTCATATTTCTTTCAGTTAAATGAGGGAACGAATCTCCAAAAACGTAATCTTTCCACCATGGGATTTCGAGTATTGTCCAAGCCTGCAAAAGAACAATTTGATTATGAGATAGAATCGATTTACCAGACTGGAGAGGTCGATCATACGAATCACTTTGCACATCGACATCACGGAGAGGTGGGCTATAGTTTTGCGACCAAATGGCCCTTACGATTTGTTTATTTGTTCGACTATGCGTCCGGAGACAGGAACCCGAAAAAGAATTTTGATTTCTTGTTCGCAAAACGTCGCGCAGAATATGGACCAACCGGAATTTTGGGCATCATCTTTCCATCCAATATTTTTTCACCTATTGGGTTTCGCTCGACTCTGCAGCCGATCTCCACGGTCAGGTTGATGGTATCTTATCGCGCCTTCTGGCTAGCAGATGGCCGCGGCCCTTTTGTGGGTAGCGGTCTGCAGGACCCGACCGGTCGCGCGGGCACTTTCCTTGGCAATATGTTGGATAGCTCAATAACGTGGGCCCCTCAGGCAGGTTATTTCCGACATACAACATTTGAGGTGGGATATACGCGTTTTTTCAAAGGCTCCTATTTTGATCGTGTGCCACAAAGCCCTGGGACGGCCGATGTCAACTATGTCTATACTATGGCGACATTGACATTCTAA
- a CDS encoding DUF3365 domain-containing protein, producing MNRKFFFILLFSILISLGIGVGIGGRLAPQEGIPIRMVANYLHAVLQADRTFYTQHVVERMEDMLIVTATENWREERTLPLPAQFFKEASRGLQVAGKPFRYRLMGLWPLNPENAPQNDQERNALEQVVKFGEVVEQEIQLNNQPYYQAIFPDRAVSRACVHCHNAHKESPRRDFKLNDVMGGLEILIPIN from the coding sequence ATGAATCGTAAGTTTTTTTTCATACTCCTTTTCTCTATTCTCATTTCCTTGGGAATTGGCGTGGGTATCGGAGGGCGACTTGCACCACAGGAAGGCATCCCTATTCGTATGGTCGCAAACTATTTACATGCCGTTCTTCAAGCAGACCGGACCTTTTACACCCAACATGTCGTGGAACGGATGGAAGACATGCTTATTGTGACCGCAACGGAAAATTGGCGGGAAGAACGGACATTGCCTTTGCCCGCACAATTTTTCAAAGAGGCCTCACGTGGATTACAGGTTGCCGGTAAACCGTTTCGATACCGGTTGATGGGACTTTGGCCATTAAATCCGGAAAATGCTCCTCAAAATGACCAGGAACGAAATGCTTTGGAGCAAGTGGTTAAATTTGGAGAAGTAGTTGAGCAGGAAATTCAGCTAAACAATCAGCCCTATTATCAAGCTATTTTTCCTGATCGAGCGGTGAGCCGAGCCTGCGTCCACTGCCATAATGCCCACAAGGAAAGTCCCAGACGGGACTTTAAATTAAATGATGTCATGGGAGGACTGGAAATTTTAATTCCCATTAACTAA
- a CDS encoding sigma-54-dependent Fis family transcriptional regulator → MRATIYVTDDDQNVCAALSRRLVKKGHHVRSFHSGPSLIEALEHELPDLLFLDLKMPEMDGLETLRQIRQKIPKTLVVMLTAYGSVEDAVEAMRLGAYDFLIKSIDFSTVDPALHRAITFLELRRRIEFSASEKQRQYSWEHVIARSPAMTRVVEQLKFFDAQDTPLVFLQGEVGTGKEFLARILHYNSHKQLGPFVTVSCNEQRGSLLEPQIFGYERGAFSGASQSMPGAFEHSDGGTLFVDEIEHLPIPVQGSLADAIRTREFCRMGGFDRLPTNNRIVVTSSIPLDQPGYQEIFHPELRSLLEKQQLFIPPLRERKEDIIPLVIKTIHAYGEEIGRPKLDIDSSVPPLLDTYQFPGNIRELEAMIRRAVLCSQGPVLTSLDFYSQHPGSGEGLPPNTGRVLFEIGGHSLQDIQVMVIDEVLRFTKQDREQAAGYLHISTQTLDEYIQLRKKISHETERS, encoded by the coding sequence ATGCGTGCAACAATTTATGTAACCGACGATGATCAAAACGTGTGTGCTGCGTTAAGTCGCCGGTTGGTAAAAAAAGGGCACCACGTGAGAAGCTTCCATTCAGGCCCCTCGCTCATTGAGGCGTTGGAACATGAACTGCCCGATTTGCTGTTCCTGGATCTTAAAATGCCGGAAATGGATGGACTCGAAACTTTACGCCAAATTCGACAAAAGATCCCGAAAACCCTGGTTGTGATGCTGACTGCTTATGGGAGCGTGGAAGATGCGGTGGAGGCGATGCGGCTGGGTGCTTATGATTTTTTGATAAAATCCATCGATTTTTCAACGGTTGATCCAGCCTTACATCGAGCCATCACCTTCCTGGAGCTACGGCGCCGAATTGAGTTTTCTGCTTCTGAGAAACAACGTCAGTATTCCTGGGAGCATGTGATCGCCAGGAGTCCAGCCATGACCAGGGTCGTTGAACAACTCAAATTTTTCGACGCTCAGGACACCCCCTTAGTGTTTCTTCAAGGGGAAGTGGGGACGGGGAAAGAATTCTTGGCACGCATTCTTCATTATAATAGCCATAAACAGCTCGGCCCGTTTGTCACCGTCAGTTGCAACGAACAGAGGGGATCACTCCTTGAACCTCAGATATTTGGATATGAACGAGGGGCATTTAGTGGTGCCAGCCAAAGCATGCCGGGAGCATTTGAACATTCCGATGGGGGAACCTTATTTGTTGATGAGATTGAACATCTGCCAATTCCCGTTCAGGGATCCTTGGCCGATGCCATTCGCACCCGTGAATTTTGTCGAATGGGAGGATTTGACCGCCTCCCAACCAACAATCGAATTGTGGTGACCAGTTCGATTCCACTGGACCAACCAGGGTACCAGGAAATATTTCATCCAGAATTACGTTCTCTTCTCGAAAAACAGCAGCTCTTCATTCCTCCCCTTCGGGAACGGAAAGAAGATATTATCCCTTTGGTGATCAAAACCATTCACGCCTATGGTGAAGAGATCGGCCGTCCAAAGCTCGACATTGATTCTTCGGTACCTCCGCTACTGGATACGTACCAATTCCCGGGGAATATTCGAGAATTAGAGGCCATGATTCGCAGGGCGGTGTTGTGCTCGCAAGGACCTGTCCTTACTTCTCTGGACTTTTACTCCCAACATCCTGGCAGCGGAGAAGGTCTCCCTCCAAATACTGGTCGGGTGCTTTTTGAAATCGGCGGCCACAGTCTACAGGATATCCAAGTCATGGTGATTGACGAAGTCTTACGATTTACCAAGCAGGACAGAGAACAGGCGGCTGGCTATCTCCATATTTCTACACAGACACTGGATGAATATATTCAATTACGAAAAAAAATCTCCCATGAGACAGAGCGGTCGTGA